One window of the Lytechinus pictus isolate F3 Inbred chromosome 5, Lp3.0, whole genome shotgun sequence genome contains the following:
- the LOC129260566 gene encoding uncharacterized protein LOC129260566, which produces MNEVVRTVRFETLPYNIRDMNRFDLTGIDVLLLCHSIQNRRFSITDVTDSIYDGFLQRARKTLGKSKVGVIAHDFSEGDLSPENLLSKMESFRYNQHTTFECASLALIGGKLGEGDVQLTDDQLEELEQFFIKASSPPVEEKVIVTTRRFFHCLTCLLFE; this is translated from the exons ATGAACGAAGTAGTAAGGACCGTAAGATTCGAGACACTGCCCTACAACATCAGGGATATGAACAGGTTTGATCTGACCGGTATAGATGTTCTGCTTCTGTGTCACTCCATACAAAACAGACGATTCTCTATTACTGATGTCACTGATTCTATCTACGACGGCTTCTTACAGCGCGCCAGAAAAACCCTCG GAAAAAGTAAAGTTGGAGTCATCGCTCACGATTTTTCAGAAGGTGACCTTTCACCTGAAAACCTTCTATCCAAGATGGAGTCATTCCGGTACAACCAACATACCACGTTCGAATGTGCATCCCTGGCTCTGATTGGTGGAAAGCTCGGCGAAGGGGATGTCCAACTGACAGATGATCAACTGGAAGAACTTGAGCAGTTCTTTATCAAAGCCTCTTCCCCACCAGTTGAAGAAAAAGTAATAGTTACCACGAGAAGGTTCTTTCATTGTTTAACATGCCTTTTATTTGAGTAA